The Gossypium hirsutum isolate 1008001.06 chromosome D07, Gossypium_hirsutum_v2.1, whole genome shotgun sequence genome includes the window GTCGTCTGCAAGTTCCATTTCGACGAATTTGACTGgatttgtcgaaactggaaacttgtagaaaattttactatccttctcccacaacgtcttaaaatttttgcattaatccttgccttcatttcatcaaacgagacatttctattaaatctcattgctatttgttgctgacatttcaaatacacatccaacacttgttgtcaaGATGACTCCGTCGAAATAAACGCAAACAAAAAACTTAacatccatcttcaatatttaatctgtcaaaaaataaacaaaatctcgTAAAACATCTCGCACggataataaataacttaaataaaaaaattaatgtttcaatattcaattttgtacatgaaagccatttaaccactaatcctaataactaacacaataataatattaataattttatatacaaaataatactaactaaaattgttaataactaactataaaaataatactaatttttactaacaataatactaagtaacatcttaataataataataataataataataataatactataaaattttattttttgtaatattttgataataaaaacctaactaaaactattaatttgagttttattgattttaatcttaataactaaactaaaacaaaaaaatacaaattatacaaaacaataacaataacataatcaattattttaaaaaaaataccttatttttcttttatttttctctctttttctctttttttccgcagcacctcttctttcttttctttttcttctgattTTTCTTGTTTCAGTTGGACAGAGTTCGTGTTTATAACACGAGTGGTGCCGCCAACAGGGAACCCTTGTTTGGTGCCGCCAATAGTGTTGGTGCCGCCAACAGTGTTCCCTTCACCCAGGGAGTTGTCAAATCAATccagattttttttctatttttttgatttttttttgatatattttggtaaataaaaaaagttataacattttgataatttttaatttttttatattatttttgtaaaaaaccctgTGATTATACGAATTAAAACTTGATAGTTTTTTTTCAGTATATCGATCATTGAATCAACAACTTGAAATTAattagtaacttaaataaaaatatttgaatagttaaatgattaaaataaaaaaatttcaatattttaataaataaaatttaaatttactaataatttaaggAGGTAGTGCAATAGTTTAACTAATTTATAAAGCCCTGAGACCAGACACAGAGAAAAGTCTTTTTTCACTTTTCTGTGTAAACAGTGGTAAGAACGAATCACCAAATGAATGACTAGGTGAGAGCTATATTAATTGGTAAAGATGAAACGCGAGCTGAAACAGAAGAGttgtttacttttattattaaataatcaatatataaaaaTGCATATTTTAAGTGGGAGGAGGCCTCTTATCTGGTACTTGTAGTCGCCTTCCAGAGTCCAAGTGACCCGATCGCCATATTTCCTGGAAATTTTCCTTGGAGAAGAGCTCTCTTTTCAAGTCCTTTTTAGCTGTGGGCTCGTGTGTttttttcacttcttcaacattATTTCATTTTCAGGTTTGTATCGCTCTCTCTATTGTTGAAAGCTTAGACTTTTGCTGTATTCAGCTTTTCTATCGGGTTGACTATATGGGTCTTTGCTTGTGCTTCAAGTACATGAGTATTGTAATTTAGGTTGTTTAGTTTTGCTCTTTCAAGGTTCAAAgctgaattttgattttattatgtTGTTTGAGATTGGACTTGGTTGGTGCTTATAAAGACCCCCCCTTTTTTTTCCTGTTTCAAGTGTATGGAAATAAtaatttgatgttttatattcAGTTTCCCTTGAGACTATGCGAAATATTGTTTGGTTTCCTGGAAAACCGAAGAGAATTCCAGTTCTGTTCTAGTAGCTTTTCAAAGCCTAGTGCTTTAGAAAACAATTTTGGGTTGAACTTCTTTAGTTCTTATTTTGGTCAATGATAGAAAAAGCTCGGTCTTCCTGTTCtccataaaaaaagaaaaatttaatttGGTTTCTTCACTTATATTTCATGGCTACCAAACTGAAAGTTAAACGATGCTCCTAGTTTTCCATGTGATTGAAATGATTATCCTACTTGGGCCAACCAAAACAAAGATCCATAGTTTCTATTTTCTTAAACAAGACAATACTTCAACTAACTTCAGTTATATATCTCTGGTTTCTTTTTAATCTGGTGAAGTGGTGTCGACGTTTTAAGCAAATAGCAATGAGGGGCTTATTCAAATTTGATTGTAATGCAGGTGTTATGTTTAATAAAATTGGAAGCATTTTTATTGGATGAAAAATGCTGCGACCGCTATCTTGCAGCCATGCTTTTGCCGGCTTTAGTTGGTGTATTGATCATATTGGAAGATGAGGTTATGTTTTCTGGACTTTGTTGGGTTGTGATGTGATGGCAATCGACGTAGTCACTAGTGCCTCATTTGTTCCGGCTTCAGAGATTCTTTCTCAGACTGTAGAGGCCATTCTCGAGATTGTGGTTTCTGCAAATGATGTTCTCTTTAAGAAAGATAGTTTTAAAAAACTTGCATCTTACTTAGAGAGAATTGTCCCAGTTTTGAAAGAGTTGAAAGGAAAATGTATTTCTAATTCTGAGAGCTTGAACAATGCTATTCAGATTCTCAATCGTGAAATAAAAGCTGCGAAGCAACTAACTGCAGAATGCAGCACAAAAAGCAAAGTATATCTCTTGATGAATAGTCGTGGGATAGTCAGGCGCCTAGAAGGTACCATGAGAGAGATAAGCAGGGGATTAAGTCTCCTTCCATTGGCATCTTTAGAACTTTCTTCAGCTATAGTTGTAGATATTGGAAACCTCTGTGATAGTATGCAGAAGGCTGAGTTCAAGGCTGCTATAACAGAAGAAGAGATCTTAGAGAAAATTGAGACAGGCATACAGGAGAGGAATGCTGATCGTTCTTATGCAAACAATCTGCTGGTTCTCATTGCAGAAGCTGTTGGGATACCTACTGAGAGATCGGCTTTAAAAAGGGAATTTGAAGACTTCAAAAGTGAGATTGAAAATGTCAGGCTTAGGAAGGACAAGGCTGAAGCTATACAAATGGATCAGATAATTGCTTTGTTGGAAAGGGCTGATGCTGCTTCTTCTCCTAAAGAGAAAGAGATGAAGTATTTCACTAAGCGGAAATCTTTGGGTAGTCAACCGCTGGAGCCTCTCCAATCATTTTATTGTCCAATCACTCGCGATGTAATGGTAGATCCTGTGGAGACTTCATCTGGACAGACATTTGAGAGAAGTGCTATAGAGAAGTGGTTTACAGAGGGGAACAACTTATGCCCTTTGACTATGACTCCCCTAGACACATCAATCCTACGCCCTAACAAAACACTGAGGCAGTCAATAGAAGAGTGGAAGGACAGAAACACAATGATAACAATTGCTTCAATGAAACCCAATCTCACATCTGGAGATGAGGAAGAAGTGCTTCAATGTCTAGGACAGCTAAAGGATCTTTGTGAACAGAGAGACATGCACCGAGAGTGGGTGATCTTGGAGAACTATATATCAGTTCTTATTCAACTTCTTGGTGGAAAAAATCGTGATATAAGGAATCGTGTTCTTGTCATACTTCACATTTTGACAAAAGATAGTGATGATGCAAAGGTACGCTGTGTGAAACCGTATCCTTTTGATTCTCTCTTTTAGTTTTCTGCAGTGATTTACAAGTaaatatatttaatcatattGAAAAGGTTTATCTTCAAAATATAGGTGGCAGTGAAACGAATGATCAGGTGTGTTAGGAATTAGATTCATCTGTTTTAGTAATATGCATAGACAAAATATTTCATATTCCATTTTATTTTCACCTACCTTtggattttgttttgtttcacCTAACTTCATAAACAGGAGTCTTAAGTCATCAAGTATTGAATTATAGGATATAGTAGAAGTATCGAGCTTTTAGAGAATGGGTACTACTTTGTATATGTCCAGGGTCACATTCATCTTGGTATCCCATACTGACAAATCTGTTTTGCATACCATTGGGATGGAGTGATCTTGCTGGTTTACTGACTTCTTTAATCAAAATAGGATTACTTGCATCTATCTTGTGTAAATATGGGTTCCTGCTAACCAGAAATGCATATATGTTTCTCATATGTTTTCTACCAAAAATATTGAAATGTATTGCAGGATAGAGTGGCAAAAGTTGATGGTGCAATTGAACTTGTAGTTCGTTCCTTGGGGCGTCGCACAGATGAAAGGAGGTTAGCAGTGGCATTACTTTtggatttatcaaaatataacgTCTTAAGAGACAGCATTGGGAAGGTTCAGGGTTGTATTCTCCTTTTGGTGACAATGGCAAGTGGTGATGACTATCAAGCTGCCAGAGATGCCGAGGAAATATTGGAAAACCTGTCATATTCTGATCAGAACGTCATACAGATGGCAAGGGCAAACTATTTTAAACATTTGCTCCAGCGTTTGTCAACTGGTTCATGCCCTAAACTTGATCACCTTTTAAGTTCTTCTTCGGGTGTTCATATTTCCTTCATCCATTCTGACTTGAGCACTGAACTAGTTCATCACTATGATTGTGTTGTAGGGAAGCATACTTTTGAAGAATTAATAAGATTGCATTTTTATAGAATGTTTTGACCAGATAAGTATCTGCGAAACATAGGTTATGTGTGGAAAGTTGGCTGGTTAGTGCATTGTGATGAAATCAACTTGTGCTTCAATAAGATGAAATTACAGGCCATCTTATTATAGTTAATATTAACATCAAGCTTTTTCTTAATATTAACTTCAAAAGAAACATTTTCTTAATCTCAAAATTGGTGCAAGATTCCCATGAAGATAATATGTCATTGCATAAAGGCGAGGATGTCTTAATTTCCTTGTCAATTAGGTTTTCCAGTGATTCAACTTTAAAGAGATGCCAATCTTACTACTGTAGTTGCATCCTTTTCTTAAAATAGTAAAATCTCAGCATTTCTAGTAGAGCTGCAGCAGTGGTTTACATGGCACGGTTTAGGTGTATATATTTTGTTCATATTTCCTTCCACATTTAGGTTTTGCTACGTCATTGCAAATGTGCATCAAGTTGCAATGTCTTTGCTATTATTTGACAAAACACTTATGGAAGTATATCTAAATCTCTACAGGACCAGATGATGTAAAACTAATCATGGCAACAGCTATAGCTGAAATGGAGTTAACTGACCATAATAAAGTGGTATTGTTAGAAAGAGGTGCATTGCGTCCACTTCTTAACTGGGTCTCTCATGGTGGTATTCAAATGAAAAGCGTAGCTGTTAAAGCTCTTCGAAACCTCTCAAGCGTACCAAAAAATGGCTTGCAGATGATCAAAGAAGGTGCATCCCGCCCATTACTTGACCTCCTCCATCTTGGCTCATCATCCTCAGCATTACGAGAACAAGTCGCCGCAACGGTTATGCACCTTGCAGTATCCACTATGTCACAAGAATCCACTGAGACTCCAGTTTCTTTATTGGAATCTGATGAGGATGTTTTCATGGTCTTCTCTTTGATTAGCCTGACTGGACCAGAAATCCAACAAAACCTTCTGCAAATCTTTCAGGCGTTGTGCCAATCCCCCTCTGCAGCATATATCAAGACCAAGCTGACACAGGTATACATTTTATTGGAGAATGATATAACTCTGTGCCTTCGTGCTggcattttctttttctaagaaTAATTTTCAAAGATGCTCTGCTAAAATAGAGCTTAAATTAATCTGAAAACAATGATTACTTCAAACAAGCTATACTTAGCAAACTTCCATAACGTTGTATGTTGCCCATGCTTTGTTCCACTGATTGATCAGTGCCTGACACAGTAGGTTGCTTGCCCTGGTGACTTAGCCATTCAGAGAAATGTTCTTGCTCCCTCTATTCCCTTTGCAGAAATGGAATCTATTGTTTTTTCTAGTGTGTCAACAGTTATTGCGTTTAGTGATCCCATGAATTCTGGCTTCTGACAGGTCGAATTACTCGTAGGATGTTTGTGTCTTGCACTGTTAGATAGATTAACCTCTTCAAAGTATCTTAAAGTCTGAAATCATATGTGAGATAATCACAGCCTAGACTTCTTATTTTGGTTATGGACATATTATTCATTCTttcaatcttttattttattttatgggcCTGTGTTTCAGGATGCTTCTCATTTTCATGTAAGGATAGAGAAGCTGATGCAAGGATGCTGTGCTGTTATAATCCTTCTTCCCTTCCCCCCCCCCCCCTCTTTTTATGTTTGAGCCTACTCACGTATCTCTAGTCAAATGCAGTTATCTCTCTAGATATGTCTCatttttgtaattcttttgctGCATATCATTTCAATTTTCAACACCAGCTGATTTATTATGTTAACAGTGCTTAGCCATCCAAGTGCTAATCCAGTTGTGCGAATGTGATATTGGAAATGTACGGCTGAATGCTGTGAAGCTTTTCTGTTTTTTGGTGAAGGATGGTGACGAAGCCACTATCCTGGAGCATGTGCGCCAGAAATGCATTGAGACTTTACTTAGGATTATCCAGTCTTTTAATGATGATGAAGAAGTTGCTTCTGCAGTGGGCATAATTGCTAACCTTCCTGAAAATGACCAGATCACTCAGTGGCTTGTGGATGCTGGTGCAATTCCAATCATTTTTCGTTTTCTTCGCAGTGGTAGACTTAATGATTCCAATAGAAGTCAGTTAGTAGAAAGTGCTGTTGGAGCCATCTGCCGTTTTACTGCTCCAACAAATCTGGAATGGCAAAAGAGAGCAGCTGAAGCCGATGTTATCCCCATGTTAGTTCAATTGTTGGATTCAGGAACCACCTTGACCAAATATCATGCAGCCACTTCTCTATCTCGTTTTTCACAGAGTTCTCTTCAGCTAAGCCGGACAATACcaaagaaaaaggggttctggtgcTTGTCAGCTCCACCAGAGACTGCTTGCCCGGTTCATGGAGGAATTTGTTCTGTTGTGTCATCATTTTGCCTTCTTGAGGCTGATGCAGTGATACCACTTGCAAGGGTTCTTGAAGAAACAGATGCCAGAGTGTGTGAAGCATCTTTAGATGCACTATTGACTTTAATTGAAGGTGAAAGACTtcaaaatggtagtaaggtgctAGCAGAAGCAAATGCAATTACTCCAATGATAAGATGTCTTAGTTCACCTTCCCTCAGACTGCAGGAGAAAGCTCTACATGCTTTGGAAAGGATTTTCCGGCTGCCTGAGTTCAAGCAGAAGTATGGTCCAGCTGCTCAGATGCCTTTAGTGGATTTAACACAGCGAGGCAATAGTAGTATGAAGTCTCTTTCAGCCAGGATACTTGCTCACTTGAATGTACTTCATGACCAATCTTCCTATTTCTAAAGAATTCAACGCCTTTTGACTTTCTTGAATCATATCTGAGGAGGAAGGAGTGGCCACATTATTCACCTTGATGATTTATTTTGCAAGAACCGCAATACTGGTGCGCATGCTCAGGCTTGAACCATAATATTTCAGAATGGGCATACCTTTCTTCTCAATAATAGGTGCATATTGACGGATTCACCTTGAAAGCTAAGCAAGAACTATCAACCAACTCCATTGTTGTGGATAGATGTTTCGATGCAGCACCATGATACCCAAGATGATAGACATCAAGTTTGTGCTTTTTCTGTTGAGGAACCGTCGCAGGTAAGAGATTTTACAAGTGGCTGATATTAAAAGCACACCATTAGCAATATTGCTTGGAATTGATATCTTTCCTTCTAACCTCTGTGgttcttctttccattctttcactGTCAACTTAATACTTTACTTATAGCTTCTGTCATTGTCCTGTATTAGATATATAGATGGTCTAGAATTCATCAGCTTAATAACCAAAGAGTAAATGTGGAGCATGCCTGTCTACGTGACAAATGGAAACTTGCATTTCGTGCCATGCATTCAGCAAAAGTTGATTAGTAGTGTTAGCTTGAATGCAAACTCTATGAGCATGAAAAACACCAGGGCTTCACTTGGTCCCAGCAATTGATTGTTTGACTCTTGCTTAGGAAAGTTGGAAACCTCACATTTGAAATCGACATATTAACATTATTGAATGAACTGCATCAGATATGACGTTATATTTGCAGTTTCTGTTAGCTTGCACTCATGGAGCGTACTGGTGGCGTAAGGAGAGAACTTTTCGAATCAATGGCTGGACCATTGCAGAAGCTCAAACAGCTCAGCCTCCCTCCCAGCACGAACCTGTAGCATTAACCATGGAGTCTATAATTTGCCCTGAAATATTATTTCCATTTGAAAACAATTCTGTTATACGAATTGTCGGGTCTACACGGTGAGGGGAGTTAAAATGtctatttattaaatttctataaataaaCTTACCTATTTCCTTTAGATTATAACAAAAGGAAccgtcaacaacaacaaaaaaaaggagctaagaatataaattaacataatccTAGTAATCTTCTGTCAGTAGCACCTCTGAACAATCTCGAGTAAACTtggttctgtttttttttctttttatgctgTCTTTTCCTTCACTCTATGTCTTCGACTCCTTCCAAAAAATTTAAGGGTCTCGTCGATAAGTACGACGGGTATTGAGACCAAAATTACTAAGAACCACTCATTCAGGCTCAATGGAACAACACCAAACATGTTTGCTAGGAATGGAACGTAAAGTATAAGGCAATGGAGTCCAAATGAGACCGACATTGCAACCAAAAGCCAAGTGTTCCTCCAAGGTGGCAACGTTAGCAGGCTGCTGTCTTCGGAAAGTGCGTTCAAGGAATTGAACATTTCGATAGCTACTAATACAGATAGTGACAGAGTCATTGCTTTCACTTTGCCAATGGTGAAGTAGTCACATGGGTTCGAGAATGTGATCAGGTGACCATCACCAACCGTATATGGGGCCACGCAGAAATTTGACCATGTCGAACACTCTCCCCAGTTGCGAAGCTGAGACAGTTCGATTAGTGTGTGACCATCGCTCACAAGGTTGATACCCATAAAAGAAGCCTGAGTATACCACAAGATGAAGATGCCAACGGTTGCTACGCCCACATAAGAACCTATAGTctacaatttaaaacataaatgtaGAACATTAGTCCAATTCAAAAATCCCACAAACCATGTCTTGCCTAGAGAATTTCAAGGGGAAGATAATTGGTGTAGATCAATATTCAGTACTAACCAAGTAACGAAACAGGACCCAGGAGTCAATGAGAGCGTCATCACTTTTACGGGGTGGTTTCCACATTATACCAACATCTGGAGGATTAAACCCGAGAGCTGTCGCAGGAGGACCATCCGTAACCAAATTCACCCATAAGAGTTGCACAGGAATCATACACTCTGGTAATCCCAGAGCAGCAGTCAAGAATATGGAGATTACTTCTCCAACATTGGATGATATCATGTATCTGCAAATTTAGGAAATGAATAAATAAGGCATATCCTAAATGCTCAAGGAAAGTAGTAGAGCAAATTAACACACCTTATGAAAGCTTTCATGTTATTATATATAGAACGACCCTCGGCAACAGCCGAAACAATGGTGCTAAAGTTGTCATCTGCCAGAACCATATCAGAAGCCTCTTTTGCTACCTGGAAAAATTGAACAATGAGCCTGTTAGTAGAAAGGACTTATTTGAGGGTCGTTAGCAGAGAGGAACGTGAATATATTAATTCCAACATATGGTAAAAGGAACAAGATTCGATCTTCAAGCAAGAGAATCAAGGTGATATATTTACCTCGGTTCCAGTTATGCCCATAGCAATTCCTATATCAGCCAGTTTAAGGGCAGGTGCATCATTTACACCATCTCCAGTCATAGCAACAATTTCCCCCATCTCTTTTAGCATCCTAACGATTTCTTGCTTATGCCTAGGTTCAGCACGAGAGAAGACCTTTCCCCCTGGCTTTGACAACGTTTCAATTTGTTGCGAAGGGGAAAGAGCCATGAATTCTTTACCAGTAAAACTTTTCCCTCTAACATCCTCTCCATCAGAGAACAATTTAATTTCATGACAAATAGCCTCAGCTGTGGATTTATTATCTCCTGTTATCACCATAACTCTAATTCCTGCTGCTTTACAATCTTCTATTGCTTTGTCAACTTCATCTCGTGGAGGGTCCTATATTGATATGGAAAATTACATCTCTGAAAATAATTTACTTGACAATTCATTAACTATTATGAACAACAAAACTGTCTGACATATGCTTACCCTGAGACCAACAACCCCTACAAAAACCAAGTCACTTTCAATGGAAGAATAGCTAGCTGGATCAAGCAACTTCTTATGAGCAGGATGATTCTCAGAGTAGTAGTCTGAAAATTCCCCCAGGTCGTCCTTATACGCCAATCCCAAGCATCGGAGTCCCTTTGAActcatctctgaatttcttgaAAGCAATAGTTGACTACATGATTCATCCATTGGAACAAGAGATCCATCTGCAAGTTGTACGTGTGTACTACGTTCCACTAAACTCTCAACAGCGCCCTACAGAAGATGCGCATTGAT containing:
- the LOC107954442 gene encoding U-box domain-containing protein 24, with protein sequence MAIDVVTSASFVPASEILSQTVEAILEIVVSANDVLFKKDSFKKLASYLERIVPVLKELKGKCISNSESLNNAIQILNREIKAAKQLTAECSTKSKVYLLMNSRGIVRRLEGTMREISRGLSLLPLASLELSSAIVVDIGNLCDSMQKAEFKAAITEEEILEKIETGIQERNADRSYANNLLVLIAEAVGIPTERSALKREFEDFKSEIENVRLRKDKAEAIQMDQIIALLERADAASSPKEKEMKYFTKRKSLGSQPLEPLQSFYCPITRDVMVDPVETSSGQTFERSAIEKWFTEGNNLCPLTMTPLDTSILRPNKTLRQSIEEWKDRNTMITIASMKPNLTSGDEEEVLQCLGQLKDLCEQRDMHREWVILENYISVLIQLLGGKNRDIRNRVLVILHILTKDSDDAKDRVAKVDGAIELVVRSLGRRTDERRLAVALLLDLSKYNVLRDSIGKVQGCILLLVTMASGDDYQAARDAEEILENLSYSDQNVIQMARANYFKHLLQRLSTGPDDVKLIMATAIAEMELTDHNKVVLLERGALRPLLNWVSHGGIQMKSVAVKALRNLSSVPKNGLQMIKEGASRPLLDLLHLGSSSSALREQVAATVMHLAVSTMSQESTETPVSLLESDEDVFMVFSLISLTGPEIQQNLLQIFQALCQSPSAAYIKTKLTQCLAIQVLIQLCECDIGNVRLNAVKLFCFLVKDGDEATILEHVRQKCIETLLRIIQSFNDDEEVASAVGIIANLPENDQITQWLVDAGAIPIIFRFLRSGRLNDSNRSQLVESAVGAICRFTAPTNLEWQKRAAEADVIPMLVQLLDSGTTLTKYHAATSLSRFSQSSLQLSRTIPKKKGFWCLSAPPETACPVHGGICSVVSSFCLLEADAVIPLARVLEETDARVCEASLDALLTLIEGERLQNGSKVLAEANAITPMIRCLSSPSLRLQEKALHALERIFRLPEFKQKYGPAAQMPLVDLTQRGNSSMKSLSARILAHLNVLHDQSSYF